In the Mastacembelus armatus chromosome 17, fMasArm1.2, whole genome shotgun sequence genome, one interval contains:
- the basp1 gene encoding brain acid soluble protein 1 homolog — protein sequence MRVRAGGGAEPYRAAGTSRQARRRSRKELEQTRAETARRAEGASELQCTRGRRSKMGGKLSKKKKGYNINDDKAKDKDAKAEGASAEESEAPKDNKDEAQAAADAKEVANDTAAKEAPGADAAAPKEEDKNAAPAAKEPEKAAANAEPKTEAPKSAEPAKAEEKPAAPAPAKESAPAAKEPETKVAAPAAESKDGADAKKTEAPAAPATKAEAAPATSPDPKPTEAAAAPAKEAAAAAPSSTPAAEPPAKEANATEAPSKDQTVAVQD from the exons ATGCGTGTGCGCGCAGGCGGAGGAGCCGAGCCGTACCGTGCAGCAGGCACAAGCCGCCAGGCGCGCAGGAGAAGCCGCAAAGAATTAGAGCAGACGCGAGCAGAAACAGCGCGGAGAGCAGAGGGAGCGTCGGAACTTCAGTGTACACG AGGCAGGAGATCTAAAATGGGAGGAAAGCTCAGCAAAAAGAAGAAGGGATACAACATAAATGATGACAAGGCCAAAGACAAGGACGCCAAAGCAGAGGGGGCCTCTGCCGAGGAGAGCGAAGCACCGAAAGACAACAAGGACGAGGCCCAAGCTGCTGCCGATGCTAAGGAGGTAGCGAACGACACAGCGGCCAAGGAGGCGCCGGGAGCAGATGCTGCAGCTCCCAAGGAGGAGGACAAGAACGCAGCTCCCGCCGCAAAGGAGCCCGAGAAAGCCGCCGCCAACGCTGAGCCGAAAACAGAGGCGCCCAAGAGCGCGGAGCCCGCCAAGGCCGAGGAGAAACCAGCCGCCCCTGCCCCGGCCAAAGAATCGGCCCCTGCCGCCAAGGAGCCCGAGACCAAGGTCGCGGCACCTGCAGCCGAGAGCAAAGACGGGGCCGATGCCAAAAAGACTGAGGCCCCCGCGGCACCAGCAACCAAAGCCGAGGCGGCCCCCGCAACCTCCCCTGACCCCAAGCCCACAGAGGCAGCTGCCGCGCCGGCAAAGGAGGCCGCCGCCGCCGCCCCTAGTTCAACACCAGCCGCCGAACCTCCCGCCAAGGAGGCAAACGCCACAGAGGCACCAAGCAAGGATCAAACCGTAGCAGTTCAAGATTAA